One genomic window of Glycine soja cultivar W05 chromosome 9, ASM419377v2, whole genome shotgun sequence includes the following:
- the LOC114367370 gene encoding polygalacturonase QRT3-like — MARKTLAWSLLLGMACSIVIGSYEESFPPRTFSSNNYHEAIQRLQSFKASLTRHDSIASASSSLSTFSSPSSAPSPSLSLQGVNNPRVYRVTSYGADPTGNSDSTEALLAAIEDAAKGPSEGYLMEGIRDLGGAQINLEGGNYLISRSLKLPVAGVGNLMIHGGTIRASDNFPEDGYIIDLSPSSNGRNSLPSYNFEFITLKELLLDSNFRGGGISVINSLRTNIDNCYITHFTTNGILVQSGHETYIRNSFLGQHITAGGDKNERNFSGTGITLQGNDNAVTDVVIFSAAIGIMVTGQANAFSGVHCYNKATGFGGTGIYLKLPGLTQTRIVNSYMDYTSIVAEDPVQLHISSSFFLGDANIVLKSKNGIVNGVDIVDNMFSGSNQGVEIVQLDQSNSPFQQIDQVIVDRNIARGMKLKATVAKMSMQGNGTSWSVDFNNVLLFPNLIKNVQYSLSSSGSTFPNHALRNVSENRVVIETNEAVAANVFVTVDQSALS; from the exons atggcAAGAAAAACTTTAGCTTGGTCCTTGCTTCTAGGGATGGCTTGTTCCATAGTTATTGGTTCATATGAGGAGAGCTTTCCTCCTAGGACATTTTCTAGTAACAACTATCATGAAGCAATACAAAGATTGCAGTCATTTAAGGCCTCTCTAACAAGACATGATTCCATTGCTTCAGCCTCATCTTCCTTATCAACCTTCTCAAGCCCTTCTTCtgctccttctccttctctctcacTTCAG GGCGTGAACAATCCACGCGTGTACCGTGTGACGTCTTATGGTGCAGATCCAACGGGTAATTCGGATAGCACTGAAGCACTCCTTGCAGCCATAGAAGATGCAGCCAAGGGTCCTAGTGAAGGATATTTGATGGAAGGCATCAGAGACCTTGGAGGTGCTCAGATTAATCTTGAGGGTGGAAATTACTTGATCAGCCGGTCACTCAAGTTGCCGGTGGCCGGGGTGGGGAACCTTATG ATACATGGAGGGACTATAAGAGCCTCAGATAATTTTCCAGAAGACGGCTATATCATTGATTTGTCACCCTCTTCTAATGGAAGAAACAGTTTACCATCCTACAATTTTGAGTTCATAACTCTCAAGGAACTCTTGCTGGACTCAAACTTCAGGGGTGGAGGCATTTCAGTCATAAACTCACTTAGGACTAACATAGACAATTGTTACATCACACATTTCACCACCAATGGAATTTTAGTCCAAAGTGGTCATGAAACATACATCAGGAACTCTTTCCTCGGCCAGCATATAACTGCTGGCGGCGACAAAAATGAGAGGAACTTCTCAGGCACTGGAATAACCCTCCAGGGTAATGACAATGCTGTCACTGATGTTGTAATTTTCTCTGCTGCTATAGGAATAATGGTTACTGGTCAAGCTAATGCCTTTTCTGGTGTACATTGTTACAATAAGGCCACTGGCTTTGGAGGCACTGGAATTTATTTGAAACTACCAGGTTTGACCCAAACCAGGATTGTGAATTCTTACATGGATTACACTAGTATTGTGGCGGAAGACCCGGTTCAACTCCATATCTCCAGCAGTTTCTTCCTTGGTGATGCCAATATTGTCCTAAAGTCCAAGAATGGAATTGTGAATGGTGTTGATATTGTTGATAACATGTTCTCAGGTTCAAATCAGGGTGTTGAAATTGTTCAGCTTGACCAATCAAATAGTCCTTTCCAACAAATTGATCAAGTTATTGTTGATAGAAACATTGCAAGGGGGATGAAGTTAAAGGCCACAGTTGCCAAAATGTCTATGCAAGGGAATGGAACCTCTTGGAGTGTTGATTTTAACAATGTTTTGCTTTTTCCTAACCTCATAAAGAATGTTCAGTACTCTTTAAGCTCCTCAGGCAGCACCTTCCCCAATCATGCTCTGAGGAACGTGTCCGAGAATCGTGTTGTGATTGAAACAAATGAAGCAGTGGCTGCCAATGTTTTTGTTACGGTGGATCAAAGTGCGTTAAGTTGA